From Megalobrama amblycephala isolate DHTTF-2021 linkage group LG24, ASM1881202v1, whole genome shotgun sequence, the proteins below share one genomic window:
- the LOC125260606 gene encoding nociceptin receptor isoform X3 — translation MRYTKMKTATNIYIFNLALADALVLATLPFQGTDVILGFWPFGLALCKAVVAIDYYNMFTSVFTLTIMSVDRYVAVCHPVRSLTVRTPLRAKLINVAVWVLASAVGLPVMIMGQVEEDVYGAECMLNLPKPKEHWGPVFVICVFLFSFLIPVVIISVCYGLMVRRLRSVRLLSGSREKDRNLRRITYMVLSVVAAFVLCWMPVQVLALIQALGHMDLGASQSSIAAMHFCIALGYANSCLNPVLYAFLDENFKRCFREFCIPANSSLFLEDQNKRSLRQERECAEEEEKELADDLWRFRFGSMDCFTWDKRAFFPSFLSFIVYNIYMVYCSPYIIK, via the exons ATGAG GTACACAAAGATGAAAACGGCCACCAACATTTACATCTTTAACCTGGCCTTGGCTGATGCTCTAGTTCTTGCCACTCTTCCTTTCCAAGGCACGGATGTCATCCTTGGATTCTGGCCTTTTGGTTTGGCTCTGTGCAAGGCTGTGGTGGCCATTGACTATTACAACATGTTCACAAGTGTCTTCACCCTGACCATAATGAGTGTGGATCGCTACGTAGCCGTCTGCCACCCTGTGCGCTCCCTGACAGTTCGCACCCCGCTCCGGGCCAAGCTGATCAACGTGGCTGTGTGGGTGCTGGCATCAGCCGTGGGACTGCCTGTTATGATCATGGGTCAGGTGGAGGAGGATGTTTACG GTGCCGAGTGCATGCTGAACCTGCCTAAACCAAAAGAACACTGGGGGCCTGTGTTTGTGATTTGCGTGTTCCTCTTCTCTTTCCTGATTCCTGTGGTGATTATAAGCGTCTGCTACGGGTTGATGGTACGACGTCTACGCAGTGTCCGTCTCCTGTCCGGCTCAAGAGAGAAAGACCGGAATCTGAGGAGAATCACCTATATGGTACTGTCTGTGGTAGCTGCTTTTGTGTTGTGCTGGATGCCGGTGCAGGTCTTAGCTTTGATCCAGGCCTTGGGTCATATGGATCTTGGGGCCAGCCAATCCTCAATTGCAGCCATGCATTTTTGCATTGCTCTGGGCTACGCTAACAGTTGCTTAAACCCTGTCCTCTATGCCTTCCTGGATGAAAACTTCAAGCGGTGCTTCCGTGAGTTCTGTATCCCGGCCAACTCCAGTTTGTTCTTGGAAGACCAGAACAAGAGGTCACTGAGGCAGGAGAGAGAATGTGCTGAGGAGGAAGAAAAAGAG CTGGCAGATGATTTGTGGCGATTCAGATTTGGAAGTATGGATTGTTTCACATGGGACAAAAGGGCTTTTTTCccctcctttttgagttttatAGTGTATAATATTTACATGGTTTATTGTAGCccttatataattaaataa
- the LOC125260606 gene encoding delta-type opioid receptor isoform X1, with protein sequence MELLELSDVQQMFNDSRFRRNLSELDDVDEPLPRSAKITVVVVYLIVCVVGLVGNCLVMFVIIRYTKMKTATNIYIFNLALADALVLATLPFQGTDVILGFWPFGLALCKAVVAIDYYNMFTSVFTLTIMSVDRYVAVCHPVRSLTVRTPLRAKLINVAVWVLASAVGLPVMIMGQVEEDVYGAECMLNLPKPKEHWGPVFVICVFLFSFLIPVVIISVCYGLMVRRLRSVRLLSGSREKDRNLRRITYMVLSVVAAFVLCWMPVQVLALIQALGHMDLGASQSSIAAMHFCIALGYANSCLNPVLYAFLDENFKRCFREFCIPANSSLFLEDQNKRSLRQERECAEEEEKELADDLWRFRFGSMDCFTWDKRAFFPSFLSFIVYNIYMVYCSPYIIK encoded by the exons ATGGAGTTGCTCGAGTTGTCCGACGTCCAACAGATGTTCAACGACTCGCGTTTTCGGAGGAATTTAAGTGAGCTAGATGATGTAGATGAACCGCTACCTAGGAGCGCAAAGATCACCGTCGTTGTGGTCTACTTGATAGTGTGCGTGGTGGGGCTCGTGGGGAACTGTCTGGTCATGTTTGTAATTATCAG GTACACAAAGATGAAAACGGCCACCAACATTTACATCTTTAACCTGGCCTTGGCTGATGCTCTAGTTCTTGCCACTCTTCCTTTCCAAGGCACGGATGTCATCCTTGGATTCTGGCCTTTTGGTTTGGCTCTGTGCAAGGCTGTGGTGGCCATTGACTATTACAACATGTTCACAAGTGTCTTCACCCTGACCATAATGAGTGTGGATCGCTACGTAGCCGTCTGCCACCCTGTGCGCTCCCTGACAGTTCGCACCCCGCTCCGGGCCAAGCTGATCAACGTGGCTGTGTGGGTGCTGGCATCAGCCGTGGGACTGCCTGTTATGATCATGGGTCAGGTGGAGGAGGATGTTTACG GTGCCGAGTGCATGCTGAACCTGCCTAAACCAAAAGAACACTGGGGGCCTGTGTTTGTGATTTGCGTGTTCCTCTTCTCTTTCCTGATTCCTGTGGTGATTATAAGCGTCTGCTACGGGTTGATGGTACGACGTCTACGCAGTGTCCGTCTCCTGTCCGGCTCAAGAGAGAAAGACCGGAATCTGAGGAGAATCACCTATATGGTACTGTCTGTGGTAGCTGCTTTTGTGTTGTGCTGGATGCCGGTGCAGGTCTTAGCTTTGATCCAGGCCTTGGGTCATATGGATCTTGGGGCCAGCCAATCCTCAATTGCAGCCATGCATTTTTGCATTGCTCTGGGCTACGCTAACAGTTGCTTAAACCCTGTCCTCTATGCCTTCCTGGATGAAAACTTCAAGCGGTGCTTCCGTGAGTTCTGTATCCCGGCCAACTCCAGTTTGTTCTTGGAAGACCAGAACAAGAGGTCACTGAGGCAGGAGAGAGAATGTGCTGAGGAGGAAGAAAAAGAG CTGGCAGATGATTTGTGGCGATTCAGATTTGGAAGTATGGATTGTTTCACATGGGACAAAAGGGCTTTTTTCccctcctttttgagttttatAGTGTATAATATTTACATGGTTTATTGTAGCccttatataattaaataa
- the LOC125260606 gene encoding delta-type opioid receptor isoform X2 translates to MELLELSDVQQMFNDSRFRRNLSELDDVDEPLPRSAKITVVVVYLIVCVVGLVGNCLVMFVIIRYTKMKTATNIYIFNLALADALVLATLPFQGTDVILGFWPFGLALCKAVVAIDYYNMFTSVFTLTIMSVDRYVAVCHPVRSLTVRTPLRAKLINVAVWVLASAVGLPVMIMGQVEEDVYGAECMLNLPKPKEHWGPVFVICVFLFSFLIPVVIISVCYGLMVRRLRSVRLLSGSREKDRNLRRITYMVLSVVAAFVLCWMPVQVLALIQALGHMDLGASQSSIAAMHFCIALGYANSCLNPVLYAFLDENFKRCFREFCIPANSSLFLEDQNKRSLRQERECAEEEEKEVVIDEGVIPVYVD, encoded by the exons ATGGAGTTGCTCGAGTTGTCCGACGTCCAACAGATGTTCAACGACTCGCGTTTTCGGAGGAATTTAAGTGAGCTAGATGATGTAGATGAACCGCTACCTAGGAGCGCAAAGATCACCGTCGTTGTGGTCTACTTGATAGTGTGCGTGGTGGGGCTCGTGGGGAACTGTCTGGTCATGTTTGTAATTATCAG GTACACAAAGATGAAAACGGCCACCAACATTTACATCTTTAACCTGGCCTTGGCTGATGCTCTAGTTCTTGCCACTCTTCCTTTCCAAGGCACGGATGTCATCCTTGGATTCTGGCCTTTTGGTTTGGCTCTGTGCAAGGCTGTGGTGGCCATTGACTATTACAACATGTTCACAAGTGTCTTCACCCTGACCATAATGAGTGTGGATCGCTACGTAGCCGTCTGCCACCCTGTGCGCTCCCTGACAGTTCGCACCCCGCTCCGGGCCAAGCTGATCAACGTGGCTGTGTGGGTGCTGGCATCAGCCGTGGGACTGCCTGTTATGATCATGGGTCAGGTGGAGGAGGATGTTTACG GTGCCGAGTGCATGCTGAACCTGCCTAAACCAAAAGAACACTGGGGGCCTGTGTTTGTGATTTGCGTGTTCCTCTTCTCTTTCCTGATTCCTGTGGTGATTATAAGCGTCTGCTACGGGTTGATGGTACGACGTCTACGCAGTGTCCGTCTCCTGTCCGGCTCAAGAGAGAAAGACCGGAATCTGAGGAGAATCACCTATATGGTACTGTCTGTGGTAGCTGCTTTTGTGTTGTGCTGGATGCCGGTGCAGGTCTTAGCTTTGATCCAGGCCTTGGGTCATATGGATCTTGGGGCCAGCCAATCCTCAATTGCAGCCATGCATTTTTGCATTGCTCTGGGCTACGCTAACAGTTGCTTAAACCCTGTCCTCTATGCCTTCCTGGATGAAAACTTCAAGCGGTGCTTCCGTGAGTTCTGTATCCCGGCCAACTCCAGTTTGTTCTTGGAAGACCAGAACAAGAGGTCACTGAGGCAGGAGAGAGAATGTGCTGAGGAGGAAGAAAAAGAGGTGGTTATTGATGAAGGTGTCATTCCGGTGTATGTAGATTAG